A window of the Hordeum vulgare subsp. vulgare chromosome 5H, MorexV3_pseudomolecules_assembly, whole genome shotgun sequence genome harbors these coding sequences:
- the LOC123396041 gene encoding cytoplasmic tRNA 2-thiolation protein 2: MAAASSSSCGGAGCGAHCSSSTSSAAEDAPEVGLGRLSISGASASCGKCGGGAVVVVAGGVGLCGECLRAQLFGKFKLAVTSNAMVRPTDSVLVAFSGGPASRVALQFIHEMRSKAIGSWDASNSQALPVFNVGVAFVDESVLLSMPECEVELATEDIKSIVSSLLPGDKAMHIASLDDVFSSESNSKDGEDRLRELVGMITDDTGREDLLQCLRMLSLQKIALENGYTKIMLGSCASTIACHVLSATVKGQGYSLPADIQYVDARWEVPVVLPLRDCLAQELSLLCEFDSLKTQQLLDRPCGGINGLIASFVARLREENPSREHTIVRTAQKLKPFPFNKFSANGYHDFLPSRLRPKFQHVDSDEPAFSEVLCLICRSPFSESELQNLESTRHNSQKKIDLYTACCCQSCHVQILPGGRNLYDHFFSLLPKFWTERVDTASASHSSLRDQIEDYLLEDDDDGN; the protein is encoded by the exons ATGgccgccgcctcgtcctcctcctgcgGCGGCGCCGGCTGCGGGGCCCActgctcctcctccacctcgtcagcCGCAGAGGATGCCCCGGAGGTGGGCCTGGGCCGTCTCTCCATATCCGGTGCCTCCGCCTCCTGCGGCAAGTGCGGCGGCGGCGCCGTCGTCGTGGTTGCCGGAGGCGTCGGTCTGTGCGGAGAGTGCTTGCGCGCCCAGCTATTCGGGAAGTTCAAGCTCGCCGTCACCAGCAACGCCATGGTTCGGCCGACCGACTCCGTCCTCGTCGCCTTCTCCGGCGGCCCCGCCTCCAG GGTGGCTCTGCAATTCATACATGAGATGCGGTCCAAGGCGATCGGGAGCTGGGACGCCAGCAATTCGCAAGCCCTGCCGGTCTTCAATGTCGGGGTGGCGTTCGTCGACGAGAGTGTTTTGTTGTCGATGCCCGAATGCGAGGTTGAGCTGGCAACCGAAGATATCAAGTCAATTGTGTCGAGTTTGTTGCCGGGGGATAAAGCAATGCACATTGCCTCTCTTGATGATGTGTTCTCCTCGGAATCAAATTCAAAAGACGGCGAAGACAGGCTGAGGGAGCTAGTTGGCATGATTACTGATGATACTGGGAGGGAGGATCTTCTTCAGTGCTTGCGCATGCTTTCGTTGCAGAAG ATTGCACTGGAAAATGGGTACACCAAGATCATGCTGGGATCATGTGCTTCTACAATAGCATGTCATGTGCTATCTGCAACAGTAAAG GGCCAAGGTTATTCCTTACCAGCTGATATCCAATATGTTGATGCACGGTGGGAAGTGCCTGTCGTTCTTCCACTCCGTGATTGCCTGGCCCAGGAGCTTAGCCTTCTCTGTGAATTTGATAG TTTAAAGACACAGCAACTTCTTGATAGGCCTTGCGGTGGCATCAATGGCTTAATCGCATCTTTTGTTGCACGACTAAGG GAGGAGAATCCTTCTCGAGAGCATACTATTGTAAGAACTGCACAAAAGCTTAAGCCATTCCCTTTTAACAAGTTCTCAGCAAATGGCTATCATGATTTCCTGCCCTCGCGGCTGCGTCCCAAGTTCCAGCATGTTGATAGCGATGAGCCTGCTTTCTCTGAGGTTCTCTGCCTGATATGTCGAAGTCCGTTCAGTGAATCAGAACTCCAGAATTTGGAAAGCACAAGGCACAACTCTCAGAAGAAAATTGATCTGTATACTGCTTGTTGCTGTCAAAGCTGTCATGTTCAGATCCTACCAGGAGGTAGAAACCTGTATGACCATTTCTTTTCACTACTACCAAAGTTCTGGACTGAGAGAGTGGATACTGCATCAGCCAGCCATAGCTCGCTAAG AGATCAAATAGAAGactatcttcttgaagatgatgatgatgggaACTGA